In Oryzias melastigma strain HK-1 linkage group LG16, ASM292280v2, whole genome shotgun sequence, a single genomic region encodes these proteins:
- the LOC112143133 gene encoding WD repeat-containing protein 26 has product MQANGAAQNREPDVSCRNGAPNGESSSSGAAHSNGPLPAINNGSAAISSSGGASEGAAGSRKKKHLSQSEEDVIRLIGQHLHDLGLNQTVDLLMKESGCRLEHASATKFRNHVLDGEWDKADSDLNELKALMHSPSAVVRMKFLLLQQKYLEFLEDGKVLEALQVLRAELTPLKFNTERIHILSGYLMCSHAEDLQAKAEWEGKGLASRTKLLDRLQSECSLSNPAPFQPFASLRKHYSFMSTPVILSSVLNAVCLEQSISSSSRLWS; this is encoded by the exons ATGCAGGCTAACGGGGCTGCTCAAAACCGGGAGCCTGACGTGTCGTGCAGAAACGGCGCCCCGAACGGGGAGTCGTCCTCCAGCGGAGCCGCTCACTCCAACGGACCTCTGCCCGCCATCAACAACGGCAGCGCCGCCatcagcagcagcggcggcgcgTCGGAGGGCGCCGCGGGCTCGAGGAAGAAGAAGCACCTGTCCCAGTCCGAGGAGGACGTGATCCGGCTCATCGGCCAGCATCTGCACGACCTTGGGCTGAA TCAGACCGTGGACCTACTGATGAAGGAATCTGGCTGCCGCCTGGAGCATGCCTCTGCCACCAAGTTCCGGAACCACGTTCTGGATGGAGAGTGGGATAAG GCTGACAGTGACCTGAACGAGCTGAAGGCTTTGATGCATTCTCCGAGTGCTGTTGTG AGGATGAagtttctgctcctgcagcagaAGTACCTGGAGTTTCTGGAGGACGGGAAAGTCCTGGAGGCCCTGCAGGTGCTGCGCGCCGAGCTGACACCTCTGAAGTTCAACACGGAACGCATCCACATCCTGAGCGG TTACCTGATGTGCAGCCATGCAGAGGACCTGCAGGCCAAAGCGGAGTGGGAGGGGAAAGGTTTGGCGTCCAGAACCAAACTGCTGGACCGTCTGCAGAGTGAGTGCAGTCTGTCAAACCCAGCCCCCTTCCAGCCCTTTGCATCTCTTCGTAAGCATTATTCGTTCATGAGCACACCTGTAATTCTGTCTTCTGTTCTTAATGCAGTTTGTTTGGAACAAAGCATCAGCTCATCTTCAAgactatggagctaa